In Gossypium arboreum isolate Shixiya-1 chromosome 5, ASM2569848v2, whole genome shotgun sequence, a single genomic region encodes these proteins:
- the LOC108451854 gene encoding UDP-xylose transporter 1-like: MGEMSSFQLGVIGALFLSVASSVSIVICNKALMSNLGFPFATTLTSWHLMVTFCTLHAAQRFNLFESKPIDMKTVMLFGVLNGVSIGLLNLSLGFNSIGFYQMTKLAIIPFTVLLETIFLKKQFSQNIKLSLLLLLVGVGIASITDLQLNFVGTILSLLAIITTCVGQILTNTIQKRLNVSSTQLLYQSAPFQAAILFVSGPLVDQLLTKQNVFAYNYSPIVLAFIILSCIISVSVNFSTFLVIGKTSPVTYQVLGHLKTCLVLTFGYTLLHDPFTDRNIVGILIAIFGMGLYSYFCTQENKKKQADPLGSQMKEKDAAPFLGPQKEGHEVQNLNKDSVV, translated from the exons ATGGGAGAGATGTCAAGCTTCCAATTGGGTGTTATTGGTGCCCTGTTTCTTTCAGTTGCATCATCTGTCTCCATTGTCATATGCAACAAAGCTTTGATGAGCAATCTTGGATTCCCTTTTG CCACAACACTCACTAGCTGGCATCTAATGGTAACATTTTGCACCCTTCATGCCGCACAACGCTTCAATCTTTTTGAAAGTAAACCCATTGACATGAAGACCGTGATGCTCTTTGGCGTCCTCAATGGCGTTTCCATTGGACTTCTCAACTTGAGCCTTGGGTTTAACTCCATTGGATTCTATCAG ATGACCAAACTTGCAATCATACCATTCACGGTATTATTGGAAACCATCTTCCTTAAAAAGCAATtcag CCAAAACATAAAGTTGTCCCTCTTACTTTTACTTGTTGGAGTTGGCATTGCTTCCATAACTGATCTGCAACTCAATTTTGTCGGGACAATCCTTTCTCTCCTCGCCATTATAACCACCTGCGTTGGCCAAATT CTGACAAACACAATACAGAAGAGGTTAAATGTGTCTTCAACGCAGCTGCTCTACCAGTCAGCCCCATTTCAAGCAGCAATTCTTTTTGTCTCAGGCCCTTTGGTAGATCAATTACTCACCAAACAAAATGTGTTTGCTTATAATTATTCTCCTATAGTCTTG GCATTTATCATCCTCTCATGCATTATTTCAGTATCTGTCAATTTCAGTACATTTTTGGTTATTGGCAAGACATCCCCAGTGACATATCAAGTTCTTGGTCACCTCAAGACTTGCCTGGTTCTTACCTTTGGCTATACATTGCTGCATGACCCTTTTACAGACAGGAATATCGTTGGAATCCTCATTGCCATTTTTGGGATGGGCTTGTATTCCTATTTTTGCACCCAAGAGAACAAAAAGAAACAAGCTGATCCTTTGGGGTcacag ATGAAAGAAAAGGATGCAGCACCATTTCTGGGTCCACAGAAAGAAGGCCATGAAGTTCAAAACTTGAACAAAGATTCCGTTGTCTAA
- the LOC108457247 gene encoding putative cyclic nucleotide-gated ion channel 15, with protein MGYGNSRSVRFQDDLELAKLHNTINGDGMNMIKLKFNIDGTQISEPGTKKGDKELPTSSSSCRTGKSLKAKVLSRVFSEDFERVKKKILDPRGPVIHRWNKIFLVSCLVSLFVDPLFFYLPVVWKEVCIDIGIPHEVILTIVRSLADAFYLIQIFIRFRTAYVAPPSRVFGRGELVIDSRKIASRYLQKSFWIDLIAALPLPQVLIWIVIPNLRGSTMTNTKNVLRFIIIFQYLPRLFLIFPLSSQIVKATGVVTETAWAGAAYNLILYMLASHVLGACWYLLAIERQEACWRTACDVEDPWCQYKFFDCHRVKDPGRDTWFKSSNITNLCSPSSSFYLFGIYGDALTFDVTTSPFFNKYFYCLWWGLRNLSSLGQNLDTSTYVGEIVFAIIIATLGLVLFALLIGNMQTYLQSTTVRLEEWRIRRTDTEQWMRHRQLPPELKQSVRKYDQYKWLATRGVDEEALLKGLPLDLRRDIKRHLCLDLVRRVPLFDQMDERMLDAICERLKPALCTEGTILVREGDPVNEMLFIIRGHLDSYTTNGGRTGFFNSCKIGPGDFCGEELLTWALDPRPIVILPCSTRTVKAISEVEAFALRAEDLKFVASQFRRLHSKQLRHKFRFYSHQWRTWAACFIQAAWRRFKKRKEAAELRAKENLVMAAEPEPPAPCSGLAMYAARLAASTRIGVKMHSGSGSGVVSSLPKPAEPDFSVDEE; from the exons ATGGGGTATGGTAATTCGAGATCTGTAAG atttcaagatgatcttgaattggcaaaGCTCCACAACACCATTAATGGAGATGGTATGAATATGATAAAGCTGAAATTCAACATTGATGGAACCCAAATATCAGAGCCCGGGACCAAGAAGGGTGACAAGGAGTTGCCTACTAGTAGCAGTAGTTGTAGGACAGGCAAATCCTTAAAAGCTAAAGTACTGTCCAGGGTATTCTCAGAGGACTTTGAGAGAGTGAAGAAGAAGATTTTGGATCCTCGGGGACCGGTTATTCACCGGTGGAACAAGATTTTCCTAGTATCATGCTTAGTGTCTTTGTTTGTGGATCCTTTGTTCTTTTATTTGCCAGTAGTTTGGAAAGAAGTCTGCATTGATATTGGAATACCACATGAAGTTATCCTCACCATAGTTAGATCATTGGCTGATGCCTTTTATTTGATTCAGATTTTCATTCGGTTTCGGACAGCTTATGTTGCGCCTCCTTCTCGTGTATTTGGGAGAGGAGAGCTTGTAATAGATTCCAGGAAGATTGCTTCCAGGTACCTCCAGAAAAGTTTCTGGATTGATTTAATTGCTGCCCTGCCACTTCCTCAG GTTTTGATCTGGATTGTCATTCCAAATCTTAGAGGTTCAACGATGACAAACACGAAAAACGTACTCCGCTTCATAATCATTTTCCAGTACCTCCCCagactttttctaatttttccactcTCATCACAAATTGTCAAGGCCACTGGTGTTGTTACAGAAACAGCATGGGCCGGCGCTGCTTATAACCTCATTCTCTACATGCTGGCTAGCCAT GTTTTAGGAGCTTGCTGGTATCTTCTCGCAATAGAGCGACAAGAAGCATGCTGGAGGACTGCCTGTGATGTCGAGGATCCATGGTGTCAGTATAAATTTTTTGATTGCCACAGGGTTAAAGACCCTGGCAGGGATACCTGGTTCAAGTCCAGCAATATTACTAACCTATGCAGTCCAAGTTCCAGCTTCTATCTGTTCGGTATATATGGTGATGCCTTGACATTTGATGTTACAACTTCACCATTCTTCAACAAATACTTTTATTGCCTCTGGTGGGGTTTAAGGAACTTGAG TTCACTGGGACAAAATCTTGACACAAGCACTTATGTGGGTGAAATAGTTTTTGCCATCATTATTGCAACACTTGGTCTGGTTCTCTTTGCGCTGCTCATTGGGAATATGCAA ACATACCTCCAATCGACAACTGTCAGGTTGGAAGAATGGAGAATTAGGAGAACTGATACAGAGCAATGGATGCGTCACAGGCAACTTCCTCCTGAGCTAAAGCAATCTGTAAGAAAATATGATCAGTATAAATGGCTAGCTACAAGAGGAGTTGATGAAGAAGCTTTACTCAAAGGCCTTCCCTTGGATCTACGTAGAGACATCAAACGCCACCTCTGTCTCGACCTTGTTCGGCGA GTCCCACTGTTTGATCAAATGGATGAAAGGATGTTAGATGCAATCTGTGAGAGACTTAAACCAGCCTTGTGCACTGAAGGCACTATCTTAGTCCGCGAAGGTGATCCTGTCAATGAGATGCTCTTCATAATTCGAGGCCACCTAGATTCCTATACCACGAATGGTGGCCGTACCGGATTCTTCAATTCATGCAAGATTGGCCCAGGAGACTTCTGCGGTGAGGAACTGCTTACATGGGCATTGGATCCTCGTCCGATTGTCATTCTCCCATGCTCAACTCGGACAGTTAAAGCAATATCAGAAGTAGAGGCCTTTGCTCTTAGAGCCGAAGACCTCAAATTTGTGGCATCACAGTTCAGAAGATTACATAGCAAACAACTAAGACACAAATTCCGGTTTTACTCACACCAGTGGAGAACATGGGCCGCCTGTTTCATACAAGCAGCATGGCGTCGGTTTAAGAAACGAAAGGAAGCGGCTGAACTTAGAGCTAAGGAGAACTTGGTGATGGCTGCAGAACCTGAACCACCGGCACCTTGTTCAGGCTTGGCTATGTATGCAGCCAGGCTAGCAGCAAGCACTAGGATAGGTGTTAAGATGCATTCAGGATCTGGCTCTGGGGTTGTCAGCTCCTTGCCCAAGCCAGCAGAGCCTGATTTTTCTGTAGACGAGGAATGA
- the LOC108452071 gene encoding cytokinin riboside 5'-monophosphate phosphoribohydrolase LOG1-like — protein MGTIKSMELRMLVYNYNLCGLSYRYICSPNHTPKLSIFFYFALFIEAEDISFVSSKIKNTKVRKMEGDMEMKPSKFKRICVFCGSSPGKKSSYKESTIELGRELVSRNIDLVYGGGSIGLMGLISQAVFDGGRHVIGVIPKTLMPREITGETVGEVKAVADMHQRKAEMARQSDAFIALPGGYGTLEELLEVITWAQLGIHDKPVGLLNVDGYYNSLLSFIDKAVEEGFISPNARHIIVSAPTAKELVENMEEYEPQHERVASKLNWEMEQLSYPAKCEISR, from the exons ATGGGGACTATTAAGAGCATGGAATTACGCATGCTAGTCTACAACTACAACCTTTGTGGCCTCTCCTACCGTTATATATGCTCACCAAATCACACCCCCAAATTGTCAATctttttttattttgctttgtTCATTGAAGCAGAGGATatttcctttgtttcttctaaaATTAAAAACACAAAAGTGAGAAAAATGGAGGGAGATATGGAAATGAAACCATCCAAGTTCAAGAGAATTTGTGTCTTCTGTGGGAGCAGCCCTGGAAAGAAGAGCAGTTATAAAGAATCTACTATTGAGCTTGGCAGGGAACTG GTTTCGAGAAACATTGATCTGGTCTATGGAGGAGGTAGTATTGGATTAATGGGTTTGATTTCTCAAGCAGTTTTCGATGGTGGCCGCCATGTCATTGG AGTGATTCCCAAGACACTTATGCCAAGAGAG ATAACTGGAGAAACAGTGGGGGAAGTTAAGGCAGTAGCAGACATGCACCAAAGAAAAGCAGAGATGGCTAGACAATCTGATGCCTTCATTGCCTTACCTG GTGGCTATGGAACTCTTGAAGAACTTCTTGAAGTCATAACCTGGGCCCAACTTGGAATCCACGATAAACCG GTGGGATTGTTGAATGTGGATGGATACTACAATTCGTTGTTGTCATTTATTGACAAAGCAGTGGAAGAAGGTTTCATCAGTCCCAATGCTCGCCATATCATAGTGTCGGCTCCCACTGCAAAAGAATTGGTCGAAAACATGGAG GAGTATGAACCACAGCACGAAAGAGTTGCTTCAAAGCTAAATTGGGAGATGGAACAGTTAAGCTATCCAGCAAAATGTGAAATCTCTAGGTGA
- the LOC108452203 gene encoding uncharacterized protein LOC108452203, whose amino-acid sequence MRFSRNPNNRSGDYLEGMLSDYVGGKAKVKATKTGCSWLVTALTCLQLAFAVYATILLYYMSPSVELRTKPEFTWATRIARNMKQFIIPPHVHGRYQEAASLITAEIFSPITPSQVCEHERIDFEQKKSSDVQMIKLKKELYDEILDFQSKIIGTETLSELMAMKSQWDMRGPNRPKVTVLLNHFKRKTLCSQLDSLLQQSLPFHQVWVLSFGSPNEHSLKRIVESYNDSRISFISSSYDFKYYGRFQMALQTEADLVYIVDDDMIPGKKMLQILSHVAGTEKYKNSVLGSIGRILPFRQKDFTFPSYRKFRSKEAGLYLPDPAYDITVQKIVRVDFLSSSWFLSAELVKALFIETPFTFMTGEDLHLSYQLQKYRNAGSFVLPVDPTDKETWGDSEHRLAYVSETTVIFKDIVQVRDDQWWRALSAGYVTQWAAMYPQKIDALFYAHSIDEVKALAPLLEKFRSSVGKKAYIVVSGGNFCPCEDAAAALNWAKSVCKERRFKIFDLQIGALSGASNSELPVLQAVYSSLKGLIKIHNPSVIITVTDIDPIVKKALKMASETNANGTALVLLPRSSVSKVLWMADLRSTALQNWNRMRISVNIITQSRAPSLRRLLKSLSDAYYIGDEIPISFNMDSKVDEATIKVVDSFEWLHGPKTLRRRIIQGGLIRAVSESWYPTSDDDFGLLLEDDIEVSPYYYLWIKYALLAYHYDPQVSLPELSSISLYTPRLVEVVKERPSWNPTEFFNRIHPNTPYLHQLPCSWGAVFFPKHWREFYVYMNMRFTEDAKANPVQIPKSRTNGWQASWKKFLIDMMYLRGYVSLYPNFPNQASFSTNHMEPGAHISAKDNVVRHDKADFEVPLLTEDFRTLLPNGKLPPASKLPSLNLFNQPVSLIGLKAAGAKLGQDVLPCNNATEIVTVDHITGLPRQCSKFI is encoded by the exons ATGAGATTTTCCCGGAATCCAAATAATAGAAGTGGGGATTACTTGGAAGGGATGCTTAGTGATTATGTTGGAGGGAAGGCCAAGGTTAAAGCTACTAAGACAGGCTGTTCTTGGCTTGTGACAGCTCTCACTTGCCTGCAACTTGCCTTTGCAGTTTATGCAACGATCCTTTTGTATTACATGAGTCCATCGGTGGAGTTAAGAACCAAACCAGAGTTTACGTGGGCAACAAGAATAGCAAGAAACATGAAACAGTTCATCATCCCACCACATGTTCATGGTCGCTACCAAGAGGCTGCTTCTTTAATCACAGCTGAAATCTTCTCTCCAATTACCCCATCACAAGTTTGTGAGCATGAGAGGATCGATTTCGAGCAGAAGAAGTCCAGCGATGTTCAAATGATCAAGTTGAAGAAAGAGTTGTATGATGAGATATTGGATTTTCAAAGCAAGATCATCGGTACAGAGACTCTGTCCGAGTTAATGGCAATGAAATCCCAATGGGATATGCGCGGTCCCAACCGACCCAAAGTGACAGTGCTCTTGAACCATTTCAAGAGAAAAACACTTTGTTCTCAGCTCGATTCTTTGCTTCAGCAGTCGCTTCCATTCCATCAGGTTTGGGTGCTTTCCTTCGGGAGTCCAAACGAACACTCTCTAAAGAGAATCGTAGAGAGCTACAATGATTCAAGGATCAGCTTCATTAGTTCAAGCTATGATTTCAAGTACTATGGCAGGTTTCAAATGGCTTTACAAACAGAAGCTGATCTTGTGTATATCGTGGACGATGACATGATTCCAGGAAAGAAAATGCTACAGATTCTATCTCATGTAGCAGGAACTGAAAAGTATAAGAACTCTGTTTTGGGTAGCATTGGAAGGATCTTGCCTTTCAGACAGAAGGATTTTACGTTCCCGAGCTATAGGAAGTTCCGATCGAAGGAGGCAGGGCTTTACTTGCCTGACCCTGCCTATGATATTACTGTCCAGAAAATTGTGCGGGTGGATTTTCTTTCCAGCTCTTGGTTTTTATCTGCTGAGCTTGTCAAGGCACTCTTCATTGAGACACCTTTCACATTCATGACTGGTGAAGATCTTCATCTTAG CTATCAGCTTCAGAAATATAGAAATGCAGGCTCATTTGTTCTTCCCGTTGACCCGACCGACAAAGAAACATGGGGTGATAGCGAACATAGGCTTGCTTATGTATCAGAAACTACTGTGATCTTCAAGGACATAGTTCAAGTCCGAGATGACCAGTGGTGGAGGGCGCTAAGTGCCGGTTATGTAACTCAGTGGGCTGCAATGTACCCTCAAAAGATTGATGCTCTCTTTTATGCTCACAGTATTGATGAGGTCAAGGCACTTGCACCGCTACTCGAAAAGTTCAGGTCTTCTGTTGGTAAGAAGGCTTACATTGTAGTTTCTGGAGGCAATTTCTGCCCTTGTGAAGATGCTGCAGCAGCTCTAAACTGGGCAAAGTCGGTTTGCAAAGAGCGAAGATTTAAGATTTTCGATTTGCAAATAGGGGCACTTTCAGGAGCATCGAACTCCGAACTCCCGGTTCTGCAAGCAGTATACTCTAGTTTGAAAGgattaatcaaaattcataacCCCAGTGTGATTATCACGGTGACAGACATTGATCCCATTGTCAAAAAAGCTTTGAAGATGGCATCCGAGACGAATGCAAATGGTACTGCACTCGTACTTTTACCGAGGTCTTCAGTCTCAAAGGTTCTATGGATGGCTGATCTAAGATCAACCGCATTACAAA ATTGGAACCGGATGCGGATCTCCGTCAATATAATTACTCAAAGCCGTGCACCTTCCTTAAGAAGGCTTCTTAAGTCTCTGAGTGATGCATACTATATTGGAGATGAGATCCCTATCAGCTTCAATATGGACAGTAAGGTGGATGAAGCAACTATTAAGGTTGTTGATTCATTTGAATGGCTTCATGGCCCTAAAACCCTCAGAAGGAGAATCATTCAGGGAGGGCTGATTCGAGCAGTTAGTGAGAGTTGGTATCCAACATCAGATGATGACTTTGGGTTACTACTTGAGGACGATATCGAAGTCTCTCCTTACTACTATCTATGGATTAAATATGCTCTCTTAGCCTACCACTATGACCCTCAAGTATCCCTTCCCGAGCTCTCCTCGATCTCTCTTTACACCCCTCGATTAGTTGAAGTTGTGAAAGAAAGGCCGAGTTGGAACCCAACTGAATTCTTCAACCGCATTCACCCGAACACTCCTTATCTTCACCAGCTACCTTGTAGTTGGGGTGCAGTATTCTTCCCCAAGCATTGGAGAGAATTCTATGTATACATGAACATGAGATTCACCGAAGACGCCAAAGCAAATCCAGTTCAAATCCCAAAGTCGAGAACGAACGGTTGGCAAGCTTCATGGAAGAAATTCCTCATCGACATGATGTATCTTAGAGGATATGTTAGCCTTTACCCCAACTTCCCAAACCAAGCTAGCTTTTCAACTAACCATATGGAACCAGGGGCTCATATCAGTGCAAAGGACAATGTGGTTAGGCACGACAAAGCAGATTTTGAAGTCCCATTGTTGACGGAAGATTTTAGAACCCTATTGCCTAATGGGAAATTACCTCCAGCTTCAAAGCTGCCATCACTTAACCTTTTCAATCAACCTGTGTCACTGATAGGGCTCAAAGCAGCAGGAGCCAAGTTGGGTCAAGATGTATTACCATGCAACAATGCTACAGAGATTGTCACAGTTGATCATATTACAGGTCTGCCACGGCAATGCTCCAAATTCATATGA
- the LOC108489921 gene encoding uncharacterized protein LOC108489921 has product MGTIHRSGVFKKTNDKARLVIATILGIVIGFFIGVSFPSVSFYKIHLPSNLRSSFDASIANDQDFMVRSPERTADNLPKIYVPTNPRGAELLPPGIVVPESDLYLRRLWGEPSEDLKKKPKYLVTFTVGFDQRNNIDKCVKKFSEDFQILLFHYDGRTTEWDQFEWSKNAIHVSVKKQTKWWYAKRFLHPDVVSAYEYIFIWDEDLGVEHFNAERYIELVKKHGLEISQPGLEPNNGLTWQMTKRRGDREVHKFTEEKPGWCSDPHLPPCAAFVEIMAPVFSREAWRCVWYMIQNDLVHGWGLDFALRRCVEPAHEKIGVVDSQWIIHQVIPSLGSQGKSEDGKPPWEGVRTRCKKEWSMFQNRLANADKAYLAQLGKE; this is encoded by the exons ATGGGCACCATACACCGCAG TGGAGTTTTTAAGAAAACAAATGATAAAGCCAGGCTCGTTATCGCAACAATTCTTGGAATTGTGATTGGATTCTTTATTGGTGTTTCATTTCCGTCAGTTTCCTTTTACAAG ATTCACTTACCTTCAAACCTTAGATCGTCTTTTGATGCATCCATAGCTAATGACCAAGACTTTATGGTCAGGTCTCCTGAGAGAACTGCAGACAATCTTCCTAAG ATATATGTTCCTACAAATCCTCGTGGTGCAGAATTGTTACCTCCTGGAATTGTTGTTCCAGAATCTGACCTTTACCTGCGCAGGTTATGGGGTGAACCTAGTGAG GATCTGAAGAAGAAGCCAAAGTATTTAGTGACATTTACGGTTGGCTTTGATCAGAGGAATAATATAGATAAATGTGTTAAAAAG TTTTCTGAGGATTTCCAAATTTTGCTTTTTCATTATGATGGCCGGACAACTGAGTGGGACCAATTTGAGTGGTCAAAGAACGCAATCCATGTTAGTGTAAAGAAGCAGACAAAATG GTGGTATGCGAAAAGGTTTTTGCATCCAGATGTTGTCTCTGCTTATGAATATATCTTCATTTGGGATGAAGACCTGGGAGTGGAACACTTCAATGCTGAGAG ATACATAGAACTTGTCAAGAAGCATGGTCTGGAGATCTCACAACCAGGTTTGGAGCCCAATAATGGATTGACATGGCAGATGACAAAGAGGAGAGGTGACAGAGAAGTTCACAA GTTTACTGAAGAGAAACCAGGCTGGTGTAGTGATCCGCATTTGCCACCATGTGCTGC CTTTGTGGAAATTATGGCACCCGTATTTTCCCGGGAAGCTTGGAGATGTGTATGGTATATGATTCAG AATGATTTGGTGCATGGATGGGGATTGGATTTTGCTCTCAGAAGATGTGTAGAG CCTGCACATGAAAAAATCGGGGTGGTAGATTCACAGTGGATTATTCATCAAGTAATCCCTTCTCTTGGTAGCCAG GGCAAATCAGAGGATGGGAAACCTCCATGGGAAGGG GTTAGAACGAGGTGCAAAAAAGAATGGTCGATGTTTCAGAACCGACTCGCAAATGCAGACAAGGCTTACCTTGCTCAGCTTGGAAAGGAATAA